A single window of Nicotiana sylvestris chromosome 3, ASM39365v2, whole genome shotgun sequence DNA harbors:
- the LOC138887960 gene encoding protein FAR1-RELATED SEQUENCE 2-like codes for MEFFNSIDVDNIGRLRNVVWLHSHCKAAYKQFHDAICFDTTYLVNRYNMTCATFVGINHHRHPILLGCALMSHEDINSYKLIFRTWLEAMGNIYPDAIITDQCPSIKPVIAEVMPHTIHMYCICHIFSKLSLYLSGVRPSKIVRGEFKSMVLDSITVEVFERKWTEYIAKYNLHTRNWLNKLYSEKEK; via the coding sequence ATGGAGTTTTTCAATTCAATAGACGTTGATAATATTGGTAGGCTGCGAAATGTGGTATGGTTGCATTCACACTGTAAGGCGGCATATAAGCAATTTCATGATGCGATATGCTTTGATACAACGTACCTTGTTAATCGATATAATATGACATGTGCTACATTTGTTGGCATCAATCACCATAGACATCCCATCTTACTGGGATGTGCTCTCATGTCTCATGAAGATATCAATAGTTACAAATTGATTTTTAGAACTTGGCTTGAGGCCATGGGAAATATTTATCCAGATGCTATCATAACTGACCAGTGTCCGAGCATTAAGCCAGTCATTGCTGAGGTGATGCCACATACAATACATATGTATTGTATTTGccatatattttcaaaattgtctCTTTACTTAAGTGGTGTTCGTCCTTCTAAAATTGTACGTGGAGAATTCAAATCCATGGTCCTTGATAGCATTACTGTTGAAGTTTTTGAGAGAAAATGGACAGAATATATTGCAAAGTATAATTTGCATACAAGGAATTGGTTAAACAAGCTTTACTCTGAGAAGGAAAAATAG